TCTCCGCTTCTATTGGCATCCTCAGTGGATCCTTCTTGCGACAGAGCCGGCAGACACAATCAAGAACAGCattatacgcatccaatcctggaTGGAACCCACCTCTACGTGTCTCACCAATCAACCTTAGCGCATGGTCGAGCTTACCAGCATTGGCATAACCAGATACAAGCAAAGTGCAGATATTATCATCTGGGAAGATCTCACTGGCGACCTTCTTGGCAGCTCGCTCTGCGTGCGAGGGGAATCCCTCGGAAGAAAGCGAGGAGACCAGCAAAGTGAGAGCCTCGCGGTTACGGAGCTGCTCCGGCAATTCGTCGAACACCTTGACAGCGTCCGTTGGGCGCCCGGCTCTGGTGAGCTGCTGGAGATAGGCGTCGAGCGTGGTGGGCCCGAGAGCGGTTGGAAACTCCTGGATGAGCGCGCGCACGGCGGGGAAGTCGCGGCGGCGGGCGAGGTGGCGAACGATGGGCGCGAGCGCGCCGTCGGAGGGGTGGAGCGAGCGGCGGCGGACGAGGAAGCGGAAGAGATCGGCAGCGGCGCGGGAGGTGGCGGGCGGGGAGAGCGCGAGCGCCTCGGCGAGGAGCGCGTTGGTAGGCCGCACGTCGGAGAAGTGGAGGGAGAAGTAAGCGTCCGGGGTGGTGGCGGGGGGCGGGGTCGTGGAGAGCGCAGTGAGCGCCGACGCGAGGGACGAGGCCAGGGAGGCGGCCGGGGTCGGGGTGCTTGAGGTAGAGAGGTAGCGCAGGAAGTGGGAAGGGGCCGCGGCGGTAGCGGCGGTGGCCGGAGGCGGAAGTAGCcggaggaggtggtggcggcgccaCATTTTGGAGTGGCGGAGATCGGGGGAGTGGTGAGGGAGGGTTCGGGACTTGGGTTGGGATGTTCAGTTCTGCAGTCTCTGCTCTCGAGGCTTTGACGCGTGAAGGGCCGATCTAAAATCAAACGGTCAAGAGGGTTTCACGGAAAACTATGGTTTCTATCCAATACTACGGTTTTGAGTAATATAATAGTATTTTATGTTATGACGTGTTTGGTTCTATTTTTAAAAACTTTGTTTTTAAAACTATAGTATTTTATATATCAATAATATTTTTGGAGTATTAGAAACTCTACTTTAACTCAAAGTTTTTATGGTATAACTAGCTTTTGTCCAAtatcatggtttaaaatgttgtgTCTAAACAATGTTTCTTAAAACTATATTATTTCTGTACCTACTAAAACTACTGTATTATCATGACAATTACAAAATATAGTATTATAAAACTATATATTTGAGAATCATTGTTGCCAAACATTAGCATTTTCAAGAGTTCAAAAAAAAATACTTTTCTAAAGTTATTCTATTTTTTTAAGTTGTCAAAAACATAACTGATAGTAGAAAAGAAGGATTCTCTAATAGATTTTGAAACACAACTTCCAAAACTATTAAAAACTTGATCCCACCAGAAACTTCATGTGAGCTTAAATAAatgcatatatacatatgtgttggggacttgttttcaaatgctatgagttaagaacaaggcaacacaaaatattaaatgttaatgtccttcgtccttcgaagcattatttcccttaggatataacgatcttcggacgaaggtcatgaatgacgtaccttcatcatcatggtatacgataatgaaagacaaagcatatgaaacatgaaagttaacatgaataatcatataacatcattcacatatcttcattatataaattTGGATAATTAAAgacgatatttaattacatttgtaccttcggcttgacagaagataaaAATCCGAGTgttgcgcacgagcgaatacaagatagcgtaaacagtacaggggtactattcatctatttataggcgcaggacacaacctgtgagaaattacattcatgccctttacaaatgtttacaatcataataccaactatcacgggccgattggtcatttcatctttaagtcggtgcatctgaaaatgtactccgaagctctttgattgatagcttcggctttgtgtcaatcttccgaaggtgttccttcttatgggaccttcgacgacgaagcagacccccaacagtagccccttcacggtgccagatcgtttttcgtaacgagctctgtgggggatagatatcccctgggtccactaaagaagtaaaaggcctcacgaaaggcccaagggcccaataattcataaggtcattctttcgtgggcctagggaaagacaaccaacaaagaagagaagacgtgagactggattggtgcaaactcggacggcccacaacgtcgaacgaatgaatcgcaacagagacccgactttcccgcgctgaagcccccatgcaacggaaccatgcgaggataagtcggcgagggttac
This portion of the Zea mays cultivar B73 chromosome 2, Zm-B73-REFERENCE-NAM-5.0, whole genome shotgun sequence genome encodes:
- the LOC100274849 gene encoding pentatricopeptide repeat-containing protein PNM1, mitochondrial gives rise to the protein MWRRHHLLRLLPPPATAATAAAPSHFLRYLSTSSTPTPAASLASSLASALTALSTTPPPATTPDAYFSLHFSDVRPTNALLAEALALSPPATSRAAADLFRFLVRRRSLHPSDGALAPIVRHLARRRDFPAVRALIQEFPTALGPTTLDAYLQQLTRAGRPTDAVKVFDELPEQLRNREALTLLVSSLSSEGFPSHAERAAKKVASEIFPDDNICTLLVSGYANAGKLDHALRLIGETRRGGFHPGLDAYNAVLDCVCRLCRKKDPLRMPIEAEKFLVDMEANGIPRDAGTFRVLITNFCKIRKTGDAMNLFQRMGEWGCSPDADTYLVLIRSLYQAARTSEGDEMITWMRSAGFGDKLDRKAYYGFIKILCGIERVEHAVKVFRMMKGYGHAPGVKSYTLLIEKLARHNLGDRSNALFREAVARGVPVAQGEYNVDKRYVKTKKEKTVKKRLTLPEKMRLKSKRLYKLRMSFVKKPKRRMLRV